The following proteins come from a genomic window of Pieris napi chromosome 15, ilPieNapi1.2, whole genome shotgun sequence:
- the LOC125056866 gene encoding cyclic GMP-AMP synthase-like receptor: MSGKRKHIDMYLGEIFKEFISLKDKDLKKSQEVFNSVFEQVKQKMEEQCNYFSKYAKQVLYAGSVYDGIKVSKLDEFDMNIVIRLPINYEDGEDGIILENAQPGFVKMKITKPFDNLDKQKDWENCHKVTRDWRDSDKYLLQNKFRQWLHSIIQKTLNAMNNEVTVNGVKYELKYKSSGPAYTLNIENKNESFYLDVDLVPVIRFMLPRWPKGYRNIDDDKAKDWLVVPKPNKALNAKEQNQCWRLSFQEQERKVMKNLKQLKVVIRLVANIIEGSLKQ; the protein is encoded by the exons ATGTCAGGTAAAAGGAAACATATAGATATGTATCTTGGAGAAATTTTTAAGGAATTCATTTCCTTAAAAGACAAGGATCTCAAAAAATCACAAGAAGTATTTAACAGTGTCTTTGAACAGGTTAAACAAAAGATGGAAGAGCAATGTAATTACTTCAGTAAATATGCTAAACAG gTACTCTATGCCGGGAGTGTGTATGATGGTATCAAAGTGTCTAAATTAGATGAATTTGACATGAACATAGTTATACGACTACCCATAAATTATGAGGATGGAGAGGACGGAATTATATTGGAGAACGCTCAGCCTGGATTTGTCAAAATGAAAATTACCAAACCCTTTGATAATCTGGATAAGCAGAag gaTTGGGAAAACTGTCACAAAGTGACAAGAGATTGGCGTGACAGTGACAAATACCTTCTGCAAAACAAATTTCGTCAGTGGTTGCACAGTATAATACAGAAGACCCTTAACGCTATGAACAATGAGGTGACAGTTAATGGTGTTAAGTAtgagttaaaatataaatcgtCGGGGCCAGCGTATACATTGAATATAGAGAATAAGAACGAATCTTTTTATCTTGATGTGGATTTAGTACCTGTCATACGATTTATGCTACCGCGTTGGCCCAAAGGTTACAG GAATATAGATGACGATAAAGCTAAAGATTGGTTAGTGGTACCAAAGCCAAACAAAGCGTTGAATGCCAAAGAGCAGAACCAATGTTGGCGGCTCTCCTTTCAGGAACAAGAGAGGaaagttatgaaaaatttgaaGCAGTTGAAAGTTGTTATTAGATTGGtgg